The stretch of DNA GTGGGGAGAATCACCGCGAGGAGCAAAATGACTCCCCCCATGGTTGGCGTGCCCTTCTTGATGTGATGTGTTTCCGGTCCCGTATCGCGAATCTCCTCTACTATCTGGCGCGACCGCATAAGTTTAATGAGCAAGGGACCCACGATAAAGCTGATCAGCAACGCCGTGATAGCCGCCATTGCCGAACGGAACGTGATGTATTGAAAAAGGTTAAACCCCGAGATGTATGAAGTGAGAGGGTAGAGAAGATGGTAAAGCATCAGTCCTTGAATACCTCCTCAATAACGGTCTCCAATTCCATGCCGCGCGACCCCTTGAACAGGATGATATCTCCTTCGCTGATCTCCTCTTTTATGCAGTCGGTGAGCCCTCTCTTGTCGTCGAAATGTCGTGCATCAATGGCAGCTTGCGCCAGTGTAACTGTCATCTGGCTCTCCTCACCCAGGCAGAACAGTTGCTCGATCCCGTTCTCTACACACGCCTTACCGACCCGTCTATGGTGTTCTTCAGAATCATCACCAAGTTCGAGCATATCAGCGAAGACAACTATTCTTTTTCCCCGCGAGGGGTGTGCAAGAAGAAGATCAAGTGCAGCGAGGGTGGAAGTGAGGTTGGCATTGTAGGTATCATCGATTACCGTGACACCGTCGAACTCCTTGATTATGCATCTGCCTTTTGTCGGCTCAAAGCTGATTACCGACTGCGCGAAATCTTCCCAGCTGACATCGAAAGTGATGGAGACGGCACAAGCAGCTATGACGTTGTGGGCAAATGTCTGATTGTAGGAATTAAGAAAAATTTCGTGACCGTTGATGATCATACTCAGTACGCCGTCTTCGTCTCTGTGAATATCACAGGTAAAATCGCATTCGGCGCTGTAGCCGTAAGTGACTGTTTGAGCACCAGTGGTCAAGTCTCGGATTCGCTCATCCTCGAAGTTCACAAAAGCGATGCCGTCAGACGGTAGAGCATCGAAAAGTTCACCTTTCGTCTTGCTGATGTTTTCAATCGATCCGAAGCCGGAAAGGTGGGCAGGGGCGATATTGGTAATCAATCCGTACCGGGGTGAGGACAGATTGCACAGATAACCGATATCGCCCCTCTGATTGGCTCCCATTTCGAGGATTGAGAGGGTGTAATGGGAGACTAGCTCGAGTAGGGTGAGAGGTAGTCCGAGGTGGGTGTTATAATTTCCGCGTGTGCCGTGAACTACGTGGCTGGCGGAAAGTGTATGCATGAGCAAATCTTTGGTTGATGTCTTGCCGTTACTACCTGTAATTCCCAGTGCGGGGACGGAGAAGTTTGATCTCCACTCTTGCGCCAGGCCTGCAATAGTTATGGCGGGATTGTCCATTTGAATCTGCGGCAGGGGACAGTCTGAGTTTATTTCTTCGACGAAAGCAGCGGCACACCCTTTCTCTCT from Candidatus Neomarinimicrobiota bacterium encodes:
- the murF gene encoding UDP-N-acetylmuramoyl-tripeptide--D-alanyl-D-alanine ligase, producing MRIDLPEPELFYRMLLRKTGKQLETMPTGITLDSREAQPGDLFVAIRGDRVDGHKYLNSAREKGCAAAFVEEINSDCPLPQIQMDNPAITIAGLAQEWRSNFSVPALGITGSNGKTSTKDLLMHTLSASHVVHGTRGNYNTHLGLPLTLLELVSHYTLSILEMGANQRGDIGYLCNLSSPRYGLITNIAPAHLSGFGSIENISKTKGELFDALPSDGIAFVNFEDERIRDLTTGAQTVTYGYSAECDFTCDIHRDEDGVLSMIINGHEIFLNSYNQTFAHNVIAACAVSITFDVSWEDFAQSVISFEPTKGRCIIKEFDGVTVIDDTYNANLTSTLAALDLLLAHPSRGKRIVVFADMLELGDDSEEHHRRVGKACVENGIEQLFCLGEESQMTVTLAQAAIDARHFDDKRGLTDCIKEEISEGDIILFKGSRGMELETVIEEVFKD